From a region of the Campylobacter sp. genome:
- a CDS encoding ABC transporter permease: MNFTFLKILVKKEFAQIAKDRSALVIAFLMPLILVVIYGYAMRMDIKPVKVGFVSDLGSKIERDLLGGFLGSKYLQTRVYTDLESARRDFKAHEIESILYFDPRFAAKFQSTLGGLGGAGGGVNLNLSIDESSFAGGASDIRNTSGGENVRPLEDRGADTGMKSGINTSAGGASASGDISHRNGAEAGDNANSFGGGSGVDSGDSASDIGVDQGGVNLIGGVGDTNAGFIDGAGDIGNTGGGINANPSANGARSAGGAANNGGGAGGAGGASGSNKDGAEIFLIQNATQSQLALLSYVYVAGVIEQVLAQDYGFLNANLNAAARPVSVNYRSWFNEANESTWYLVSAEYVGILGLICLFMVAVVISREWDRGTIASLYNSNASALEIVTAKVGAYYFLALLGGAMTLVYGQTLLGIPIRGSVAMLLATLCVFVLEMTCLGMLISAICKNQFLAQEYAIVIGYMPVTLLSGMIFDLRGLPAAVNFIGHLLPPTYAVESFRICFLSGGQSATLWVNLAIQALGAVLFFSLCVLSVKRGAR, encoded by the coding sequence CGCTAATTTTGGTCGTGATCTACGGATACGCGATGCGAATGGACATAAAGCCCGTCAAGGTGGGCTTCGTAAGCGATCTGGGTTCCAAAATCGAGCGGGATCTACTCGGCGGATTTTTGGGCTCAAAATACCTACAAACCCGCGTTTACACGGACTTAGAGAGCGCGAGGAGAGATTTTAAGGCGCACGAGATCGAGAGTATTTTGTATTTTGATCCGCGCTTTGCGGCGAAATTTCAAAGCACTTTGGGCGGACTCGGCGGCGCGGGCGGCGGCGTAAATTTAAACCTATCTATCGACGAAAGCTCCTTCGCGGGCGGCGCAAGCGATATCCGAAATACTAGCGGCGGCGAAAATGTCCGTCCGCTTGAGGACAGAGGCGCGGACACCGGCATGAAAAGCGGCATAAACACCTCCGCGGGCGGCGCAAGCGCAAGCGGAGATATTTCGCACCGCAACGGCGCGGAAGCGGGCGACAACGCAAATTCTTTTGGCGGCGGCAGTGGAGTAGATTCCGGCGACAGCGCAAGCGACATAGGCGTAGATCAAGGCGGCGTAAATTTAATCGGCGGGGTGGGCGATACGAATGCTGGTTTTATCGACGGCGCAGGCGATATCGGAAATACGGGCGGCGGCATCAATGCAAACCCTTCCGCTAACGGCGCTCGCAGCGCAGGCGGCGCTGCAAATAACGGCGGCGGCGCGGGCGGTGCAGGCGGCGCGAGCGGCTCGAATAAAGACGGCGCCGAGATTTTCCTTATCCAAAACGCCACGCAGTCGCAGCTCGCGCTTCTTAGCTATGTTTACGTAGCAGGCGTGATCGAGCAGGTTTTGGCGCAAGATTACGGCTTTTTGAACGCAAATTTAAACGCTGCCGCAAGACCCGTCAGCGTGAATTATCGCAGCTGGTTCAACGAAGCCAACGAATCGACGTGGTATCTCGTATCCGCCGAGTACGTGGGGATTTTGGGGCTCATCTGCCTATTTATGGTCGCGGTCGTGATCTCGCGCGAATGGGACCGCGGCACGATCGCCTCGCTTTACAACTCCAACGCAAGCGCGCTTGAGATCGTCACTGCCAAGGTCGGCGCGTATTATTTCCTAGCGCTTTTGGGCGGCGCGATGACGCTCGTTTACGGGCAGACGCTTTTAGGTATCCCGATCCGCGGTAGCGTGGCGATGCTGCTGGCGACGCTGTGCGTCTTCGTGCTGGAGATGACCTGCCTAGGCATGCTGATCTCGGCGATCTGCAAAAATCAATTCCTAGCGCAGGAATACGCCATCGTCATCGGCTATATGCCCGTGACGCTGCTTAGCGGCATGATATTTGATCTGCGCGGACTGCCCGCGGCGGTCAACTTCATCGGGCACCTGCTACCGCCTACATACGCAGTCGAGTCCTTTCGCATCTGCTTCCTATCGGGCGGACAGAGCGCGACGCTGTGGGTAAACCTCGCCATTCAGGCGCTCGGAGCGGTTTTGTTTTTCAGCTTGTGCGTACTTAGCGTAAAAAGGGGCGCACGATGA